One genomic region from bacterium encodes:
- a CDS encoding NADH-quinone oxidoreductase subunit J — translation MSGDLVFYGFALLTVLSGFFVVASRNVVHAAFSLLFTLFGVAGLYAQLGADFLAVTQTVVYIGGILVLVIFAVMMTRIPRSDAPRRGLDRAVPAAILSLLAFALVYMVIVGTRWPERATGAPEATVAEIGTGLMTTFVFPFEYASLVLLAAMVGAAILIRERAPADEAAGADDAAGKGEVRS, via the coding sequence GTGAGCGGAGACCTCGTCTTCTACGGTTTCGCGCTGCTGACGGTGCTGTCCGGCTTCTTCGTCGTGGCCAGCCGCAACGTCGTGCACGCGGCCTTCAGCCTGCTGTTCACCCTGTTCGGGGTGGCCGGCCTCTACGCCCAGCTGGGGGCGGACTTCCTGGCCGTGACCCAGACCGTCGTCTACATCGGCGGCATCCTGGTGCTGGTGATCTTCGCGGTGATGATGACGCGCATCCCGCGCAGCGACGCACCGCGCCGCGGCCTGGACCGGGCCGTGCCTGCGGCGATCCTGTCCCTGCTGGCCTTCGCCCTGGTCTACATGGTGATCGTGGGCACCCGCTGGCCCGAGCGCGCGACCGGCGCGCCGGAGGCGACCGTGGCCGAGATCGGCACGGGCCTGATGACGACCTTCGTCTTCCCCTTCGAGTACGCCTCGCTGGTGCTGCTGGCGGCCATGGTCGGCGCGGCCATCCTGATCCGCGAGCGCGCGCCGGCGGACGAGGCGGCCGGCGCCGACGACGCGGCGGGGAAAGGGGAGGTGCGGTCATGA
- a CDS encoding NADH-quinone oxidoreductase subunit B family protein: protein MTQDRKDYVESVTPPEGYDPRREQCLDFHLAEDLAAMAGSDDKNFILTTVDNLFDWARLSSVWPVTFGLACCAIEMMAASATRYDIDRFGAGAFRATPRQADLMIVSGTVTAKMATRLKRIYEQMPEPKWVVAMGSCAIGGGPYFKYGYHVVKGVDFIVPVDVYIPGCPPRPEVLLDGLMRLQDKIRGRRDDAKPPKWVADYARKIPYVKR, encoded by the coding sequence ATGACGCAGGACCGGAAAGACTACGTCGAGTCCGTGACCCCGCCCGAGGGCTACGACCCGCGGCGCGAGCAGTGCCTGGACTTCCACCTCGCCGAGGACCTGGCCGCCATGGCCGGTTCCGACGACAAGAACTTCATCCTGACCACCGTCGACAACCTGTTCGACTGGGCGCGCCTCTCGAGCGTCTGGCCGGTGACCTTCGGCCTGGCCTGCTGCGCCATCGAGATGATGGCCGCCTCGGCCACGCGCTACGACATCGACCGCTTCGGCGCCGGCGCCTTCCGGGCCACGCCGCGCCAGGCGGACCTGATGATCGTCTCGGGCACCGTGACGGCGAAGATGGCCACGCGCCTCAAGCGCATCTACGAGCAGATGCCCGAGCCCAAGTGGGTGGTGGCCATGGGCTCGTGCGCGATCGGCGGCGGCCCGTACTTCAAGTACGGCTACCACGTGGTCAAGGGTGTGGACTTCATCGTGCCGGTGGACGTGTACATCCCCGGCTGCCCGCCGCGCCCCGAGGTGCTGCTCGACGGCCTGATGCGCCTGCAGGACAAGATCCGGGGCCGCCGGGACGACGCCAAGCCTCCGAAGTGGGTCGCGGACTACGCCCGCAAGATCCCCTACGTCAAACGCTGA
- a CDS encoding NADH-quinone oxidoreductase subunit A, with amino-acid sequence MTQTPCLAAVATGLHAGYAIVLLFLLFGIFFGNLALGIARLVRPRKPGGEKAVTYECGELPSGSSWVRFNIRFYLVALFFIVFDVEVIFLYPWAVVFRPLSAAAGSLVFVEMVMFLGILAIGLAYIWVKGDLDWVKSLARRSGTEVGGE; translated from the coding sequence ATGACACAGACGCCCTGCCTGGCCGCCGTCGCGACCGGGCTGCACGCCGGCTACGCGATCGTCCTGCTCTTCCTGCTGTTCGGGATCTTCTTCGGGAACCTGGCCCTGGGCATCGCCCGGCTGGTGCGCCCGCGCAAGCCCGGCGGGGAGAAGGCGGTGACCTACGAGTGCGGCGAGCTGCCGAGCGGCTCCTCGTGGGTGCGCTTCAACATCCGCTTCTACCTGGTGGCGCTGTTCTTCATCGTCTTCGACGTCGAGGTCATCTTCCTGTACCCGTGGGCGGTCGTGTTCCGGCCCCTGTCGGCGGCGGCCGGTTCGCTGGTCTTCGTCGAGATGGTGATGTTCCTCGGCATCCTGGCGATCGGCCTGGCCTACATCTGGGTCAAGGGCGACCTGGACTGGGTCAAGAGCCTGGCGCGCCGCAGCGGCACGGAGGTGGGCGGGGAATGA
- a CDS encoding NADH-quinone oxidoreductase subunit D, with translation MSETAAGRGWGGQDVRRELHSELLEINMGPQHPATHGVLRLLVRTDGEIVHGVTAHIGYLHRCAEKIAEGCDWRQWMVYTDRFDYLAPINMNFGYAVAVERMLGVQVPERAEHIRVICAELQRIASHLIAIGTFGLDMGAWTPLLYCFREREEILNILERLTGGRMLYNYFDIGGLRFDTYDGFERDVLAFVNIMEQKIPEYDTLLSYNKIFIERTADVGVIDLATCLAYGCTGPVLRGAGVPFDCRKDDPYSIYDRFEFDIPYGEGEQGTVGDCWDRYMVRMREMYESCRIIRQAVDALPGGPVKAEDLKKLVKVPQGSLYTRTESSKGEIGYHIFADGGSKPFRTKVRSPSFSNLHVIEKVGPGMMLSDLVATVGSLDIVLGEIDR, from the coding sequence ATGAGCGAGACGGCGGCCGGCCGCGGCTGGGGCGGGCAGGACGTGCGGCGGGAGCTGCACTCCGAGCTGCTCGAGATCAACATGGGACCCCAGCACCCGGCCACCCACGGCGTGCTGCGGCTGCTGGTGCGCACCGACGGCGAGATCGTCCACGGCGTCACCGCGCACATCGGCTACCTGCACCGCTGCGCCGAGAAGATCGCCGAGGGCTGCGACTGGCGGCAGTGGATGGTCTACACCGACCGCTTCGACTACCTGGCCCCGATCAACATGAACTTCGGCTACGCGGTGGCCGTCGAGCGGATGCTGGGCGTCCAGGTCCCCGAGCGCGCCGAGCACATCCGCGTCATCTGCGCCGAGCTGCAGCGCATCGCCAGCCACCTGATCGCCATCGGCACCTTCGGCCTGGACATGGGCGCCTGGACGCCGCTGCTGTACTGCTTCCGCGAGCGCGAGGAGATCCTGAACATCCTCGAGCGCCTCACCGGCGGCCGCATGCTCTACAACTACTTCGACATCGGCGGCCTGCGCTTCGATACCTACGACGGCTTCGAGCGGGACGTCCTGGCCTTCGTCAACATCATGGAGCAGAAGATCCCCGAGTACGACACCCTGCTGTCGTACAACAAGATCTTCATCGAGCGCACCGCCGACGTGGGCGTCATCGACCTGGCGACCTGCCTGGCCTACGGCTGCACCGGGCCGGTGCTGCGCGGCGCGGGCGTCCCCTTCGACTGCCGCAAGGACGACCCCTACTCCATCTACGACCGCTTCGAGTTCGACATCCCCTACGGCGAGGGGGAGCAGGGCACCGTCGGCGACTGCTGGGACCGCTACATGGTGCGCATGCGCGAGATGTACGAGTCGTGCCGCATCATCCGGCAGGCGGTCGACGCCCTGCCCGGCGGCCCGGTCAAGGCCGAGGACCTCAAGAAGCTGGTCAAGGTGCCCCAGGGCTCGCTGTACACGCGCACCGAGAGCAGCAAGGGCGAGATCGGGTACCACATCTTCGCCGACGGCGGCAGCAAGCCCTTCCGCACGAAGGTGCGCTCGCCGTCGTTCTCGAACCTCCACGTGATCGAGAAGGTCGGACCGGGCATGATGCTCTCCGATCTCGTGGCGACGGTCGGGTCGCTGGACATCGTCCTCGGGGAGATCGACAGGTGA
- a CDS encoding NADH-quinone oxidoreductase subunit I, with protein sequence MTQYLRGIYDAVASALKGMRITAKHVVRKPVTLQYPDERWVLPARFKGFIINDTNLCDGCLRCAKVCPVDCIYIETMGKGKDRFMHRYAVDYNKCIWCGLCTEECPTFACQHSLDYDHALYDRRRLVYEFVDPERPVPCHKERRQQMGYFVEQVAAAPPDPDRIAKAPRRADLPEAAPGAGGGEGGGS encoded by the coding sequence ATGACCCAGTATCTGCGCGGAATCTACGACGCGGTGGCCTCGGCCCTGAAGGGCATGAGGATCACCGCCAAGCACGTGGTGCGCAAGCCCGTCACGCTGCAGTACCCCGACGAGCGCTGGGTGCTGCCGGCGCGGTTCAAGGGCTTCATCATCAACGACACGAACCTCTGCGACGGCTGCCTGCGCTGCGCCAAGGTCTGCCCCGTGGACTGCATCTACATCGAGACCATGGGCAAGGGCAAGGACCGCTTCATGCACCGCTACGCGGTGGACTACAACAAGTGCATCTGGTGCGGCCTCTGCACCGAGGAGTGCCCCACCTTCGCCTGCCAGCACAGCCTCGACTACGACCACGCGCTGTACGACCGCAGGCGCCTGGTCTACGAGTTCGTCGACCCCGAGCGGCCGGTGCCCTGCCACAAGGAGCGGCGCCAGCAGATGGGCTACTTCGTGGAGCAGGTCGCGGCGGCGCCGCCGGACCCCGACCGGATCGCCAAGGCGCCCCGACGTGCGGACCTGCCGGAGGCGGCGCCCGGCGCCGGCGGCGGGGAAGGAGGGGGATCGTGA
- a CDS encoding NADH-quinone oxidoreductase subunit C, which translates to MEATAIHALLQSRFGDAVSDYVDGFEKGSLVAAGRVAEIAAFLRDDPALGFESLMCLTGLDWDGYDASGKGKSVDILGYDVLGRPQASDRVGDGDLGVAYALYSHRHGHKHTLFVRVPRAAPEVASAAAVWPTSAWHEREAWDLVGIRFTGHPDLKRILLDEDWEGHPLRKDYVMPGAWQGVPLDGRDYAACKWDESGVTLPDDVKRPDEPKQPDETTRPETGNQG; encoded by the coding sequence ATGGAAGCGACGGCCATCCACGCGCTGCTGCAGAGCCGGTTCGGCGACGCCGTGTCGGACTACGTGGACGGGTTCGAGAAGGGCTCGCTGGTCGCGGCCGGGCGCGTCGCCGAGATCGCGGCGTTCCTGCGGGACGATCCGGCGCTCGGCTTCGAGTCCCTGATGTGCCTGACCGGCCTGGACTGGGACGGCTACGACGCCTCGGGCAAGGGCAAGAGCGTCGACATCCTGGGCTACGACGTGCTGGGCCGCCCGCAGGCCTCCGACCGCGTCGGCGACGGCGACCTGGGCGTGGCCTACGCCCTCTACTCCCACCGCCACGGCCACAAGCACACGCTGTTCGTGCGCGTGCCCCGCGCCGCGCCCGAGGTGGCCTCGGCGGCCGCAGTGTGGCCGACGTCCGCCTGGCACGAGCGCGAAGCGTGGGACCTCGTCGGGATCCGCTTCACGGGCCACCCCGACCTGAAGCGCATCCTGCTGGACGAGGACTGGGAGGGCCACCCGCTGCGCAAGGACTACGTGATGCCGGGCGCCTGGCAGGGCGTGCCCCTGGACGGCCGCGACTACGCGGCCTGCAAGTGGGACGAGTCGGGCGTGACGCTGCCCGACGACGTGAAGCGGCCGGACGAGCCGAAGCAGCCCGACGAGACGACGCGACCCGAGACCGGGAACCAAGGGTAG
- the nuoL gene encoding NADH-quinone oxidoreductase subunit L produces the protein MSEHAILLTALAILLLPLLSYAVLFFFGKKLPRQGDWLGTGLLGVAWLLAVRIFARFWAAGDPGLRVEGGVRWLDLGRFTADAGILVDGMTAIMLVVVTTVSLLVHLFSIGYMHGDRRYERFFAFLGFFTFSMLGIVLSNSLLFLYVFWELVGLASYLLIGFFFHKPSAAAANKKAFLTNRVGDFGFFLGILIFFTAYGTFNYFELFAAAHLDPLSGGLLTLAGVGLFMGCVGKSAQAPLHIWLPDAMEGPTPVSALIHAATMVAAGVYMVARLLPLFDPNALLVVAYVGAITAFLGATIAVVKTDIKKSLAYSTISQLGYMVMAMGVGVASAGMFHLWTHAFFKALLFLGSGSVIHAVHTQEMPLMGGLRTKMPITFWTFLIATLAISGVPFFSGFYSKDAILAGALAFGMTKSHYVPFLLALIAAGLTAFYMFRMVFLTFMGKPRDEERHHHAHESPWTMTVPLVTLAVLAVVSSGWRGPTEGWFSRFVAPYDMARIVEEAPGAPHAGEAHAVPAAAHEEHALPQEPHGEPAPAGPAHGETAHGDAHDAHDAHVRHQAHITAMVLSILVAGLGILVSWLTYIRGRISAPAVLARLPRVHHVLQNMYFFDEFYAATVYRFTLWFSWLNGAFDRLVIDGIVNGMGYLTRVLSWFAGLADRYVVDGLVNGVGAVIQGAGEGFRRVQTGRVQSYLAYACFSVLLLVFVFRAL, from the coding sequence ATGAGCGAACATGCCATCCTGCTGACGGCGCTGGCGATCCTGCTGCTGCCGCTGCTGTCCTACGCGGTCCTCTTCTTCTTCGGGAAGAAGCTGCCGCGGCAGGGCGACTGGCTGGGCACGGGGCTGCTCGGCGTCGCCTGGCTGCTGGCGGTGCGGATCTTCGCCCGCTTCTGGGCCGCCGGCGACCCCGGCCTGCGGGTCGAGGGGGGCGTGCGCTGGCTCGACCTGGGCCGCTTCACGGCCGACGCCGGCATCCTGGTCGACGGCATGACCGCGATCATGCTGGTGGTGGTGACCACCGTCAGCCTGCTGGTACACCTGTTCTCGATCGGCTACATGCACGGGGACCGCCGCTACGAGCGCTTCTTCGCCTTCCTGGGCTTCTTCACCTTCTCGATGCTGGGCATCGTGCTCAGCAACAGCCTGCTGTTCCTGTACGTGTTCTGGGAGCTGGTGGGCCTGGCGAGCTACCTGCTGATCGGCTTCTTCTTCCACAAGCCGTCGGCCGCCGCCGCCAACAAGAAGGCCTTCCTGACCAACCGCGTCGGCGACTTCGGCTTCTTCCTGGGCATCCTGATCTTCTTCACGGCCTACGGGACCTTCAACTACTTCGAACTGTTCGCCGCCGCGCACCTGGACCCGCTGTCGGGCGGCCTGCTGACGCTGGCGGGCGTCGGCCTGTTCATGGGCTGCGTCGGCAAGTCGGCGCAGGCCCCGCTGCACATCTGGTTGCCCGACGCCATGGAGGGCCCCACGCCGGTCAGCGCCCTGATCCACGCCGCGACGATGGTCGCCGCCGGCGTCTACATGGTCGCCCGCCTGCTGCCGCTGTTCGACCCGAACGCCCTGCTGGTGGTGGCCTACGTGGGCGCGATCACGGCCTTCCTGGGCGCGACCATCGCCGTGGTCAAGACCGACATCAAGAAGTCCCTGGCCTACTCCACCATCAGCCAGCTCGGCTACATGGTGATGGCGATGGGCGTCGGCGTCGCCTCGGCCGGCATGTTCCACCTCTGGACGCACGCCTTCTTCAAGGCCCTGCTCTTCCTCGGCTCCGGCTCGGTCATCCACGCCGTCCACACGCAGGAGATGCCGCTGATGGGCGGCCTGCGCACGAAGATGCCGATCACCTTCTGGACCTTCCTGATCGCGACCCTCGCGATCTCGGGCGTGCCCTTCTTCTCGGGCTTCTACTCCAAGGACGCCATCCTGGCCGGTGCTCTGGCCTTCGGCATGACGAAGTCGCACTACGTGCCCTTCCTGCTGGCCCTGATCGCGGCCGGGCTCACGGCCTTCTACATGTTCCGCATGGTGTTCCTGACCTTCATGGGCAAGCCCCGCGACGAGGAGCGCCACCACCACGCCCACGAGTCGCCCTGGACGATGACGGTGCCCCTGGTCACGCTGGCCGTCCTGGCCGTGGTCTCCTCGGGCTGGCGCGGGCCGACCGAAGGCTGGTTCTCGCGCTTCGTCGCGCCGTACGACATGGCGCGCATCGTCGAGGAGGCGCCCGGCGCGCCGCACGCCGGCGAGGCCCACGCGGTTCCGGCCGCCGCTCACGAAGAGCACGCCTTGCCGCAGGAGCCCCATGGCGAACCCGCGCCTGCCGGACCGGCGCACGGCGAGACCGCCCACGGCGACGCCCACGACGCCCACGACGCCCACGTTCGCCACCAGGCGCACATCACGGCCATGGTCCTCTCGATCCTGGTCGCCGGCCTGGGCATCCTGGTCTCGTGGCTGACCTACATCCGCGGGCGCATCAGCGCGCCGGCGGTCCTGGCGCGGCTGCCGCGCGTGCACCACGTCCTGCAGAACATGTACTTCTTCGACGAGTTCTACGCGGCGACGGTCTATCGCTTCACGCTGTGGTTCAGCTGGCTCAACGGCGCCTTCGACCGCCTGGTGATCGACGGCATCGTCAACGGCATGGGGTACCTGACCCGCGTGCTGAGCTGGTTCGCCGGTCTCGCGGACCGGTACGTCGTCGACGGTCTGGTCAACGGTGTGGGCGCGGTGATCCAGGGGGCCGGCGAGGGCTTCCGGCGCGTCCAGACCGGGCGGGTGCAGTCGTACCTGGCGTACGCCTGCTTCTCCGTCCTGTTGCTCGTGTTCGTCTTCCGCGCCCTGTAG
- the nuoK gene encoding NADH-quinone oxidoreductase subunit NuoK, with product MTVGLEHYLTVSALLFGLGIYAVLTRRNAVALLMGVELILNAANLNFVAFARFVDGGVDGHIMAAFVIVLAAAEAAVALAIVLAMFRNFGTVNVDTVNRLKR from the coding sequence ATGACCGTCGGCCTGGAGCACTACCTGACCGTGAGCGCCCTGCTCTTCGGGCTCGGCATCTACGCGGTGCTGACGCGCCGCAACGCCGTCGCCCTGCTGATGGGCGTGGAGCTGATCCTCAACGCCGCGAACCTGAACTTCGTGGCCTTCGCCCGCTTCGTCGACGGCGGCGTCGACGGGCACATCATGGCCGCCTTCGTCATCGTGCTGGCGGCGGCCGAGGCCGCCGTGGCCCTGGCGATCGTGCTGGCGATGTTCCGCAACTTCGGGACGGTCAACGTGGACACCGTCAACCGGCTGAAGCGATAA
- the nuoH gene encoding NADH-quinone oxidoreductase subunit NuoH: MQVMTDLFARIFGDGLSPLGLLVAGGLTMALIMALVMASCAIVFTWAERKVAGFIQSRYGPMRVGRWHGVLQPVADMVKILGKEDIVPQDADKPLFMLAPFVIFVGSLMAWAAIPFAPGFIAADLDLGLFYIFAVSSAATIGILMAGWASNNKWSLYGAARGAAQAVSYEIPLALACIPVVMITGSLNMNDIVIAQQGGIWRWHFLHDPFLFVAFLLYFVASIAEVNRGPFDLPETESELVAGYHTEYTGMRFAFFFLAEYANLFLVSCVATAVFLGGWQPLFGPVFLPGLVFVIKAVLLVLLQMWLRWTLPRLRVDQLMHVCWKVMVPLALVCVLGAGIWMLATGQAG; encoded by the coding sequence ATGCAAGTGATGACCGACCTCTTCGCGCGGATCTTCGGCGACGGCCTCTCGCCGCTGGGTCTGCTGGTCGCCGGCGGGCTGACCATGGCCCTGATCATGGCGCTGGTGATGGCCTCGTGCGCGATCGTCTTCACCTGGGCGGAGCGCAAGGTGGCCGGCTTCATCCAGAGCCGCTACGGCCCCATGCGCGTCGGCCGCTGGCACGGCGTGCTGCAGCCGGTGGCGGACATGGTGAAGATCCTCGGCAAGGAGGACATCGTCCCGCAGGACGCCGACAAGCCGCTGTTCATGCTGGCGCCGTTCGTGATCTTCGTCGGCTCGCTGATGGCCTGGGCCGCGATCCCCTTCGCGCCCGGCTTCATCGCCGCCGACCTGGACCTGGGCCTGTTCTACATCTTCGCGGTCAGCAGCGCCGCGACCATCGGCATCCTGATGGCCGGCTGGGCCTCGAACAACAAGTGGTCCCTCTACGGCGCCGCCCGCGGCGCCGCGCAGGCCGTCAGCTACGAGATCCCGCTGGCCCTGGCCTGCATCCCGGTGGTGATGATCACCGGCTCGCTGAACATGAACGACATCGTGATCGCGCAGCAGGGCGGCATCTGGCGCTGGCACTTCCTGCACGACCCGTTCCTGTTCGTGGCGTTCCTGCTGTACTTCGTGGCCTCGATCGCCGAGGTGAACCGCGGCCCCTTCGACCTGCCCGAGACCGAGTCGGAGCTGGTGGCCGGCTACCACACCGAGTACACCGGCATGCGCTTCGCGTTCTTCTTCCTGGCCGAGTACGCGAACCTGTTCCTGGTCTCCTGCGTCGCCACGGCGGTGTTCCTGGGCGGCTGGCAGCCGCTGTTCGGGCCGGTGTTCCTGCCGGGCCTGGTGTTCGTGATCAAGGCGGTGCTGCTGGTGCTGCTGCAGATGTGGCTGCGCTGGACGCTGCCGCGCCTGCGCGTCGACCAGCTGATGCACGTGTGCTGGAAGGTGATGGTGCCCCTGGCGCTGGTCTGCGTCCTGGGCGCCGGCATCTGGATGTTGGCGACGGGCCAGGCGGGCTGA